In Shewanella sp. VB17, a single genomic region encodes these proteins:
- a CDS encoding ATP-binding protein, whose amino-acid sequence MQSMANNTVSLSILLNKLGCPASVTPCTREHIKQLKLRDEIAAFKRHQSQKLDKLSGKSGLNKRFLACTFDNYYTRLAGQVKAVDIAQEYVRRFVELASLGKGFLFTGTPGTGKNHIASAIANELIAKHHSVMLMSVMDLFARARESYGYNHLTEGHLLSEFLEPDLLIIDEIGLQRGSRDELLWFTRILDKRLYANKPTGFVTNLDQKALQQLLGERAYQRLQDAVSVMVKFDWQSYRGKKRTTCDLRGK is encoded by the coding sequence ATGCAATCAATGGCGAATAATACAGTATCACTAAGTATACTGCTGAATAAATTAGGTTGTCCTGCCAGTGTTACACCTTGTACTCGTGAACATATTAAGCAATTAAAATTACGCGATGAAATCGCAGCGTTTAAGCGTCATCAATCGCAAAAACTAGACAAACTTAGCGGTAAGTCTGGACTTAATAAACGTTTTTTAGCGTGTACCTTTGATAATTATTATACCCGTTTAGCAGGGCAAGTTAAGGCGGTAGATATTGCTCAAGAATATGTTCGTCGTTTCGTTGAATTAGCCTCACTAGGCAAGGGTTTTCTCTTCACTGGTACGCCAGGAACGGGTAAAAATCATATCGCCAGTGCGATAGCTAATGAACTAATCGCCAAGCATCACTCAGTTATGTTAATGAGTGTGATGGATCTGTTTGCTCGGGCGCGGGAGTCTTATGGATATAATCATTTGACCGAAGGACATTTACTCTCTGAGTTTTTAGAACCTGACTTACTGATCATCGATGAAATTGGTCTACAGCGTGGTTCGCGTGATGAATTACTCTGGTTTACCCGTATTTTAGACAAGCGGCTATATGCCAACAAGCCGACAGGCTTTGTGACTAACTTAGATCAAAAAGCGTTACAGCAATTACTGGGTGAACGAGCGTATCAGCGTTTGCAGGATGCCGTGAGTGTGATGGTCAAATTCGATTGGCAGAGTTATAGAGGTAAAAAAAGAACAACTTGTGACTTGAGAGGAAAATAA
- a CDS encoding helix-turn-helix domain-containing protein: protein MAKGCDLLKIARRIRGLTQIEVADTYGVNLKTYQRWEKGIHPVSYDDLAALCEQVFVIPLPEVERAEHYAK from the coding sequence ATGGCGAAAGGATGCGATCTTTTAAAAATTGCAAGAAGAATTAGAGGGTTAACTCAAATAGAGGTGGCAGATACTTATGGGGTGAACCTTAAAACTTACCAACGTTGGGAAAAAGGCATTCACCCCGTGAGTTATGATGACTTAGCTGCACTGTGTGAGCAGGTATTTGTGATCCCTCTACCTGAAGTAGAACGGGCGGAACATTATGCAAAATGA